From Synoicihabitans lomoniglobus, the proteins below share one genomic window:
- a CDS encoding hybrid sensor histidine kinase/response regulator: MLTIPQAWMALVCLVPFGAATAWGAPSRELGHPQVQVFPDGTLPAGSLEPVIGQLADGRMIFATSQTLLLHDSSHTEQVPLPHESSIQQVTGQPDGSILVAGGSLMAFAHPTATGGWIWEELREAHLDKNGAPEGVWTSTYGVVVHPGEVIAMGWRSGDSPIIRAGIRRNGQWSFWRKPTDVQQSEYILGSTTAYVLDEGLHLRRWNEGKWESDRVFSEPLTGGNTRLQELKNGLLLSSDSTGIFRTIERDGTVRPWPRDSAGTPVGWRLHPKPLGRKHLIAVDREQRLRVLRYDGTTLTTIDSTTGLPPGAVSALFIDRSNSIWVHNGWRVARIVFPDTVSRFDRFSGLGSAAVHGLIRFSGDLYAGTDAGVYRLQPHEAEGDGSRPARFQLMPGPKARTAVFLEHEGQLLAGSEDGVFVWQEDGFALIPGGTSRVTGLVPDPHDPRAVWVASPIECQLIRTGPDGWSSVAFSERNTSALSLLPTAEDEWWGIDVSGDLKRFQPAVPLPPLPFENSSPDRLMLGQMAESFTGRLWVARTYAQHPVNQQPAYNRYLLHWGHDRLAIDDNGLWTLTDPPAKADLLDPSTHETIAGPRRLRVFTTTSRSRAWVALAPDATAARSGLTWQVREIEKHAAQPRRVLPAAATAVGEIHVLLSESGEAGDILWVGGDLGLNRVDLAELPEPVPPSAPGLRATGAFTHAASDFRIPADHSSIGFQFASADFPLAGGTGYRTRLLRNGVGEWTSYSSQPMREFGRLPGGNYRFEVQARNADGLTSPISAMPFSVASPWWMSPWCALLGLALAAGLIAASVRWAAWRGRAREAHLEQLVATRTATLRANEAQLSAAKTQAEVANRAKSTFLAAMSHELRTPLNAILGFAQIVRREQGLSAKGKQQLQTIGRNGQHLLHMINEVLDLSKIEANKMTLRPAPCSLRRLAAGLAETFETRASDKGLTFLLEFGAGVPRRVLADEPKLRQVLINLLANAVKFTSSGQIVLAFGWHDGRAHFEVRDTGIGIPATDLTAVFEPFHQAPVEPDADQPEIAGTGLGLPISRQIIALMGGKIEVESTVDRGSRFHFDLALEQTPAEPTATAVTRITGYEGPRQRVLIVDDVATNRAVLNDLLSLLDFTVEEVADGESALAAHTEHPVDLVLLDLHLPGMDGTEAARQFRAQPNRPRLIVVSASVFGIESTNTEETGGDAFVPKPVDEATLLAAIAEQLQLRWISITDPDSQAPFPSSESAPIPILDLERPSRSDLQIWLDLARQADLGKLRALLAAAPVDATGAAFRQQLDQLAARHRTGAIREILTQALTPDTTTTSIP; encoded by the coding sequence GTGCTGACAATCCCTCAGGCATGGATGGCGTTGGTCTGCCTGGTTCCTTTCGGGGCCGCGACTGCTTGGGGGGCCCCTTCCCGCGAGCTCGGTCATCCGCAAGTGCAGGTGTTTCCCGATGGCACGCTCCCCGCCGGATCGCTGGAACCCGTGATTGGCCAGTTGGCTGACGGTCGCATGATTTTCGCCACGAGCCAAACGCTCCTGTTGCACGACAGCAGCCATACTGAACAGGTGCCCCTGCCCCACGAATCCTCGATTCAACAGGTCACCGGTCAACCCGATGGTTCGATCCTGGTGGCGGGGGGTAGCCTGATGGCATTCGCTCACCCCACCGCTACCGGTGGCTGGATCTGGGAGGAACTGCGTGAGGCGCACCTCGATAAAAACGGTGCCCCGGAAGGCGTGTGGACCAGCACCTATGGCGTCGTGGTCCACCCCGGCGAGGTCATCGCGATGGGATGGAGAAGCGGCGACTCCCCGATCATCCGCGCCGGCATCAGGCGGAACGGTCAGTGGTCGTTTTGGCGGAAACCGACCGATGTCCAACAGAGCGAATACATCCTCGGCAGCACCACGGCCTACGTGTTGGACGAAGGCCTTCATCTGCGCCGCTGGAACGAAGGTAAATGGGAATCTGATCGCGTCTTTTCGGAACCCCTGACTGGCGGGAATACACGCCTCCAGGAACTGAAAAACGGTCTTCTGCTGAGCAGCGATTCGACCGGGATCTTCCGGACCATCGAGCGTGACGGCACCGTGCGACCCTGGCCCCGGGACAGCGCCGGGACTCCCGTCGGGTGGCGGCTCCACCCGAAGCCACTCGGTCGAAAGCACCTGATCGCGGTCGACCGGGAACAACGCCTTCGCGTGCTCCGCTACGATGGCACCACGCTGACGACGATCGACTCCACCACCGGACTGCCTCCGGGTGCAGTCAGCGCGTTGTTCATCGACCGTTCGAACAGCATCTGGGTCCACAACGGTTGGCGCGTTGCTCGTATCGTTTTCCCGGATACCGTGAGTCGATTCGATCGCTTCAGCGGACTCGGTTCCGCCGCCGTTCATGGCCTCATAAGATTTTCCGGCGATCTCTATGCCGGCACCGATGCCGGGGTCTACCGCCTGCAACCCCACGAAGCTGAGGGCGACGGCTCCCGGCCGGCTCGCTTTCAGTTGATGCCTGGTCCGAAAGCCCGGACCGCCGTTTTTTTGGAACACGAGGGGCAATTGCTCGCTGGATCCGAGGACGGGGTGTTCGTCTGGCAGGAAGACGGGTTTGCCTTGATCCCCGGCGGCACCAGCCGGGTCACCGGACTGGTCCCCGATCCCCATGATCCCCGAGCGGTCTGGGTCGCCTCCCCCATCGAATGTCAACTAATCCGAACCGGCCCCGACGGCTGGTCCTCCGTGGCGTTTTCCGAGCGCAATACCTCCGCTCTATCCTTGCTGCCAACAGCCGAGGATGAATGGTGGGGTATCGACGTAAGCGGGGACCTGAAGCGCTTTCAACCCGCAGTCCCTCTTCCTCCGCTCCCCTTCGAAAATAGCTCACCGGACCGTCTCATGCTCGGGCAGATGGCCGAATCGTTCACGGGCCGACTATGGGTGGCCCGCACCTACGCTCAACACCCGGTAAATCAGCAACCGGCCTACAATCGATACCTGCTCCACTGGGGCCATGATCGGTTGGCCATCGACGACAACGGACTGTGGACGTTGACCGATCCCCCGGCGAAAGCCGATTTGCTCGATCCGTCTACCCACGAAACCATCGCTGGCCCCCGTCGGCTGCGCGTCTTCACGACGACCTCGCGGAGCCGCGCTTGGGTGGCACTCGCACCCGATGCCACGGCCGCGCGAAGCGGACTGACCTGGCAGGTGCGCGAAATCGAAAAGCACGCCGCGCAACCTCGGCGTGTGCTTCCGGCAGCCGCGACTGCCGTGGGTGAGATCCATGTCCTGCTGTCAGAATCCGGAGAGGCGGGCGACATCCTCTGGGTGGGCGGTGACCTCGGCCTTAACCGGGTGGACCTGGCCGAGTTGCCGGAGCCCGTTCCGCCGTCCGCCCCCGGGTTGCGTGCGACCGGTGCCTTCACTCACGCGGCATCCGATTTCCGCATCCCGGCCGATCACTCATCAATCGGGTTTCAATTCGCCTCAGCCGACTTCCCGCTGGCGGGTGGAACGGGTTACCGCACTCGGCTTCTACGCAACGGCGTGGGAGAATGGACCTCCTACAGCTCGCAGCCCATGCGGGAATTTGGCCGACTGCCCGGAGGCAACTATCGCTTCGAGGTGCAGGCGCGCAACGCCGACGGATTGACCAGCCCGATCAGCGCGATGCCGTTCTCCGTCGCGTCGCCGTGGTGGATGTCGCCGTGGTGCGCTCTCCTCGGCCTTGCCCTGGCCGCGGGGTTGATTGCCGCCAGCGTGCGCTGGGCCGCCTGGCGGGGGCGCGCCCGTGAAGCCCACCTCGAACAGTTGGTCGCCACCCGCACGGCCACGCTCCGGGCCAACGAAGCGCAACTCTCCGCCGCCAAAACCCAGGCCGAAGTCGCCAACCGCGCCAAGAGCACCTTCCTCGCCGCCATGAGTCACGAACTGCGGACTCCCCTCAACGCCATCCTCGGTTTCGCCCAAATTGTGCGGCGCGAGCAGGGCCTTTCCGCCAAAGGCAAACAACAGCTCCAAACCATCGGTCGCAACGGGCAGCACCTGCTACACATGATCAACGAGGTCCTCGATCTCTCCAAGATTGAGGCCAATAAAATGACTCTGCGTCCTGCCCCCTGCTCTCTGCGGCGCCTCGCCGCCGGCCTCGCGGAGACCTTTGAAACGCGCGCCTCCGACAAAGGGTTGACCTTCCTGCTCGAATTCGGCGCGGGCGTGCCTCGCCGCGTCCTCGCCGACGAGCCGAAGCTCCGTCAGGTGCTGATCAACCTGCTCGCCAACGCGGTGAAATTCACCTCCTCCGGCCAGATCGTGCTGGCCTTCGGTTGGCACGACGGCCGCGCGCATTTCGAAGTGCGCGACACCGGGATCGGTATTCCCGCCACCGATCTCACCGCGGTATTTGAGCCCTTTCATCAAGCCCCCGTCGAACCTGATGCCGATCAACCTGAAATCGCCGGCACCGGCCTCGGCCTGCCCATCAGCCGGCAGATCATCGCGCTGATGGGTGGAAAAATTGAGGTGGAAAGCACGGTAGATCGAGGCAGCCGATTTCACTTCGATCTGGCTTTGGAACAGACTCCGGCAGAGCCGACCGCAACAGCCGTGACCCGCATCACGGGTTACGAGGGTCCACGGCAGCGCGTGTTGATCGTCGACGACGTGGCCACAAACCGCGCAGTGTTGAACGACTTGCTCTCGCTGCTCGATTTCACCGTCGAGGAAGTGGCGGACGGCGAATCCGCCCTCGCCGCTCACACCGAGCATCCCGTGGACTTGGTGTTGCTCGACCTGCACCTGCCGGGGATGGATGGCACCGAAGCGGCCCGGCAATTTCGCGCCCAACCAAATCGCCCGCGACTGATCGTCGTGAGCGCCAGTGTTTTCGGCATCGAATCCACCAACACCGAGGAAACCGGCGGTGATGCCTTCGTGCCCAAACCGGTCGACGAAGCCACCCTGCTCGCCGCCATCGCCGAACAACTACAACTGCGCTGGATCAGCATCACCGACCCGGATTCCCAAGCTCCTTTTCCATCGAGCGAATCCGCTCCGATCCCGATTCTCGACCTGGAACGACCTTCGCGGAGTGACCTGCAAATCTGGCTCGATCTTGCGCGCCAAGCCGACCTGGGAAAGCTGCGAGCCCTACTCGCCGCCGCTCCGGTCGACGCCACCGGCGCCGCGTTTCGACAACAACTCGACCAACTCGCCGCCCGACACCGCACCGGCGCGATTCGCGAAATCCTCACCCAAGCTCTCACCCCCGACACGACGACGACCTCAATCCCATGA
- a CDS encoding response regulator, with the protein MTFDPSNATLLVVDDVPENIDVLFDDLTAAGYHVLVCDSGKAALETLEVQEPDLILLDVMMPGLDGLETCRRLKQMAAGRDVPVFFMTALDDPFDKVRGIEAGAIDYLTKPVFPNEVLARIQAHLEIRQLQKSLHEQNDRLDAALQRSIKAETALKNSLTRAMLVVTQPHNEILFSTRQAQALVSRHGGQAALQQWLEQGVEVVNHDQAPRLHISRRPAESDPGTLLITLEEEAPPPRPDDLLALGLTPKETETLFWVAQGKTNPEIAVIVGKQLCTVKKNLESILLKLRVETRLAAALRANELFQSN; encoded by the coding sequence ATGACCTTTGACCCGTCCAACGCCACCCTGCTCGTCGTTGATGACGTGCCCGAAAACATCGACGTCCTCTTCGACGACCTGACTGCCGCCGGCTATCACGTGCTCGTGTGCGATAGCGGCAAAGCAGCGCTGGAAACCCTCGAAGTGCAGGAGCCCGACCTCATCCTGCTCGACGTCATGATGCCCGGACTCGACGGATTGGAAACCTGCCGACGCCTCAAACAAATGGCGGCGGGCCGCGATGTGCCGGTCTTTTTCATGACGGCGTTGGACGACCCTTTTGACAAAGTTCGAGGGATCGAGGCCGGTGCCATCGACTACCTGACCAAACCGGTATTCCCGAACGAAGTGCTCGCCCGCATCCAGGCCCACCTGGAAATCCGCCAACTGCAGAAGTCGTTGCACGAGCAAAACGACCGCCTGGACGCCGCCCTCCAACGCAGCATCAAGGCGGAAACTGCGCTGAAAAACTCCCTCACGCGCGCCATGTTGGTCGTCACCCAACCGCACAATGAAATCCTGTTCAGCACCCGTCAGGCGCAGGCCTTGGTTTCCCGCCACGGTGGGCAGGCCGCCCTGCAGCAGTGGTTGGAACAAGGCGTGGAAGTCGTCAATCACGACCAAGCTCCGCGCCTCCATATCAGTCGCCGCCCCGCCGAATCGGACCCCGGGACCCTGCTCATCACGTTGGAGGAAGAAGCCCCCCCGCCCCGCCCCGACGATCTGCTGGCCCTCGGTCTCACCCCCAAGGAAACCGAGACCCTGTTCTGGGTGGCCCAAGGCAAGACCAATCCCGAAATCGCCGTCATCGTGGGCAAGCAACTCTGCACCGTGAAAAAAAACCTGGAGAGCATCCTGCTCAAACTCCGCGTCGAAACCCGCCTCGCCGCCGCCCTGCGAGCCAACGAACTTTTCCAGTCGAATTGA
- a CDS encoding AAA family ATPase: MLINFRVENFRSFRGEIEFTALATAERQHRERVFHHAPGKLSVLPITAFYGGNSSGKSSLYLALKFARHLIVRGGVKPEDRIAREPFRLDPACMLAPSRFGFDLLIDGRQVRYGFTVTHEHVIEESLELLKADTYRPVFRRTRSGSKLEWDPTSFKILKLESEQDEFVRFKGRDTLANELFLGAVRGRNIPLLEEVGDWFKNQLVLIDPHTEFRPAEFNLSQIKAFRSYCLDSLARADTGISQITNEPVPLDAVRIPKEIANKIINDLESGKENNVILMRGPDRTRYMFTREDGVTKAYKLTTSRKDSAGNPVLFDIADESEGTERLIDLLPAFYELTAPDTGKVFFIDELDRSLHTHLTRKLIEAFLASRTSESRTQLLFTTHDPLLLDQELLRRDEVWFITKQSDGHSSLTALSDFKGVRNDKDIRKSYLLGRFDGLPAVRSFPTPSPELASAVE; encoded by the coding sequence ATGTTGATTAATTTTCGCGTCGAAAATTTTCGCTCCTTTCGTGGAGAGATCGAATTCACTGCCTTGGCCACAGCCGAGCGCCAGCACCGCGAGCGCGTGTTCCATCACGCTCCCGGCAAATTGTCCGTCCTCCCCATCACTGCATTTTACGGTGGAAATAGTTCGGGCAAATCAAGCCTCTACCTCGCGCTAAAGTTCGCTCGCCACTTGATCGTGCGCGGCGGGGTCAAGCCCGAAGACCGTATCGCCCGCGAGCCCTTCCGGCTTGATCCCGCCTGCATGCTGGCGCCATCCCGTTTCGGCTTCGACCTGCTGATCGACGGTCGGCAGGTGCGCTATGGTTTCACGGTGACCCACGAACACGTAATCGAGGAGTCGCTCGAACTCCTGAAGGCTGACACTTACCGCCCCGTGTTCCGCCGCACCCGTTCCGGCAGCAAACTCGAATGGGATCCTACCTCATTCAAGATTCTCAAACTAGAGTCTGAGCAGGACGAATTTGTCCGCTTCAAAGGCCGCGATACACTGGCCAACGAGTTGTTTCTTGGCGCCGTTCGAGGGCGCAATATTCCGCTGCTTGAGGAGGTCGGCGACTGGTTCAAAAACCAACTCGTGCTCATCGATCCGCACACGGAGTTTCGTCCAGCCGAGTTCAATCTGTCTCAGATAAAAGCATTCCGCTCCTACTGCCTCGATAGCCTTGCACGAGCGGATACCGGCATCAGCCAGATCACCAACGAGCCGGTGCCGCTCGATGCCGTGCGCATTCCCAAAGAGATAGCGAATAAAATCATCAACGACTTGGAGTCAGGTAAGGAGAACAACGTGATCCTGATGCGTGGACCAGACCGAACGCGCTACATGTTCACCCGTGAAGACGGTGTCACCAAGGCCTACAAACTTACCACTTCGCGTAAAGATAGTGCAGGCAACCCCGTTCTCTTCGATATCGCCGATGAGTCCGAGGGCACGGAGCGCTTGATCGACCTACTGCCGGCTTTCTACGAACTGACTGCGCCCGACACCGGAAAAGTCTTCTTCATCGATGAACTTGACCGCAGTTTGCACACTCACCTCACGCGTAAGTTGATCGAGGCCTTCCTTGCGTCGCGCACCTCCGAGTCGCGCACCCAGTTGCTCTTTACCACTCACGATCCACTGTTGCTCGATCAGGAGCTCCTGCGTCGAGACGAGGTCTGGTTTATTACCAAACAGTCCGACGGGCATTCCAGTCTCACTGCGCTCAGCGATTTCAAAGGCGTGCGCAACGACAAGGACATCCGCAAAAGCTACCTACTCGGCCGCTTCGACGGCCTGCCCGCCGTGCGCTCCTTCCCGACCCCATCGCCCGAACTCGCATCTGCCGTAGAATGA
- a CDS encoding RloB family protein gives MSRNRRNGRTRRTGFQEPKRFIVVAMEGRATEPCYFDLFRTAREHPMQYKPVSNPKDKSRPSEVYDRLDLAFRAYERSRDEGWLVIDRDAWSEAELDDVCRRARASGYHVALSNPCFELWLYLHKRDNRQFADRHDCQRALGEVLANYSPDRKGSFDPQGLRDGIEAALERAAALDQHPDTPWPRHQVTRVYRLVRKLMSGPTTDNTGERLHS, from the coding sequence ATGAGTCGAAACCGCCGCAACGGCCGCACTCGCCGAACGGGTTTTCAAGAACCCAAACGATTCATCGTCGTGGCGATGGAAGGGCGCGCGACCGAGCCTTGTTACTTCGACCTCTTTCGCACTGCGCGCGAACACCCGATGCAATACAAGCCGGTTTCCAACCCCAAGGATAAATCCAGGCCCAGTGAAGTCTATGATCGTCTCGACCTCGCTTTTCGGGCGTATGAACGGAGCCGCGATGAGGGCTGGCTCGTCATCGACCGCGATGCTTGGAGCGAGGCTGAACTCGACGATGTCTGTCGCAGGGCGCGCGCAAGCGGATACCACGTTGCCTTGAGCAATCCGTGTTTCGAACTTTGGCTGTATCTGCACAAACGGGACAACCGCCAGTTCGCGGATCGCCACGATTGCCAAAGGGCTCTCGGAGAAGTTCTAGCCAACTACAGCCCGGACCGAAAAGGCAGCTTTGACCCCCAAGGGCTGCGCGATGGAATTGAAGCGGCACTTGAGAGGGCAGCCGCACTGGACCAACACCCAGACACTCCATGGCCCCGTCACCAAGTAACGAGGGTCTACCGGCTCGTGCGAAAGCTGATGTCCGGCCCTACGACTGATAACACCGGCGAACGACTTCACTCATGA
- a CDS encoding TIGR00266 family protein has translation MNSMHEIDYRIEGDDMQFVEIELDPQEAVVAEAGGMMYMEDGINMETIFGDGSAKTTGFVGALMGAGKRLLTGESLFMTVFLNEGMGKSRVAFGAPYPGKIVPVHLAELGGELIAQKDSFLCAAKGVSVGIAFNKRIGAGLFGGEGFIMQRLEGNGWAFLHAGGTLHERTLAPGETLRVDTGCIVGFQPSIDYDIKFVGGVKSALFGGEGLFFATLRGPGKVWLQSLPFSRLADRIISAAPKAGGKSQGEGSILGGLGRMIDGDR, from the coding sequence ATGAACTCCATGCACGAAATTGACTACCGTATCGAAGGCGACGACATGCAGTTCGTCGAAATCGAACTCGACCCCCAGGAAGCCGTCGTCGCCGAAGCCGGCGGCATGATGTATATGGAAGACGGCATCAATATGGAGACCATCTTCGGTGATGGCTCGGCGAAGACCACGGGATTCGTCGGCGCGTTGATGGGCGCCGGTAAGCGCCTGCTCACCGGCGAGTCGCTGTTCATGACCGTGTTCTTGAACGAAGGCATGGGCAAAAGCCGCGTCGCTTTCGGTGCCCCCTATCCCGGCAAAATCGTGCCGGTGCATCTCGCTGAACTCGGCGGCGAGCTCATCGCCCAGAAGGATTCTTTTCTCTGCGCCGCCAAAGGCGTCAGCGTCGGCATCGCTTTCAACAAACGCATCGGCGCCGGTCTCTTCGGCGGTGAAGGCTTCATCATGCAGCGACTGGAAGGCAACGGCTGGGCCTTCCTGCACGCTGGCGGCACGCTCCACGAGCGCACGCTCGCCCCGGGCGAAACCTTGCGGGTCGACACCGGCTGTATCGTCGGTTTCCAACCTTCGATCGACTACGACATCAAATTTGTGGGCGGCGTGAAATCGGCCCTGTTCGGCGGTGAAGGCCTGTTCTTCGCCACCTTGCGTGGTCCCGGGAAGGTCTGGCTGCAATCGCTGCCCTTCTCCCGCCTCGCCGATCGCATCATCTCCGCCGCCCCCAAAGCCGGCGGCAAGTCCCAGGGCGAAGGCTCCATCCTCGGCGGTCTCGGCCGCATGATCGACGGCGATCGATAG
- a CDS encoding TonB-dependent receptor plug domain-containing protein: MTLSPIKLLFRVGVASFVTFAALAQNQPVATLSSGENMLDPFPVVGTRLAAPDDVAKPHVVVLDETFIERSGATDLAQLINLLPQTYGGSASEFGTVPNGAPSYGTATSLFNFTTGSAVPLRQTGVSSVGLSGLGAGGTLVLVDGRRLPLATQEDTASSTGAGFYDLSSIPLGMVERVEVLANGASAVHGSDAVGGVINVILRRHYTGSELTSGIRGTFDGGAFERHATLSTGMTRDRLSLFFSATARSQNALKAAQRTFSANQDLTARGGRDHRLVVGSPAVLSASVGGFDGITDSDGTPARYVLVPTNQNGDGLTPHDFTGAGGFTGAGLRYYDSAATKDLIGSSEQLGLRGSATFTVNPHLQAFAQLSWSDHSSETTNEPPAISGGGFGGAQSLIPATLSRNPFGQDVFFTGVVVEAPPRTQTVGVQLTTLTTGLRGIADDRWQWDVAATYSREHFDSRTLELDEDAFVTALADGSYNAFGDPLTHGPLNTHLNEVLMKTSRIVGVSQVAGLDASLRGPVFPLPAGDILFAAGAETARAQRERASTDPVIGQPAEIASTRTSSAAFAEIYLPWVSEDNALPFIRHLSARIAARHERTDAFSETSPSLGLHWQPGPDITVFAHYAEGFRAPALTELEDIVSSSTLTISDPQKGGTRYAVTRLRGGNTHVSAETSQTYQFGLTLNPRTVSGLQLHFHTDEVYYRNKLNVLPEQVLVNHESRFPDRIIRDASGRITTIDATTINFGEIYTRNLDLGLSYDFTSDRLGRITLQADAVRQLDYRIADRPDRPGDETPDGSDTVSPPSWRGLARLLWNRGSWDITVLASYLADYESNGSGPFLDQSTTTPSITTVDLRIGYTFRQGLWHGRARDARLQLGIGNVADRQPPFANTPYGYNQSLHSPLGRTYDVTLRLPF; this comes from the coding sequence ATGACGCTATCTCCGATCAAGCTACTCTTCCGGGTTGGAGTTGCATCGTTTGTTACCTTCGCTGCGCTCGCCCAAAATCAGCCGGTCGCCACCTTGTCGTCCGGGGAAAACATGCTCGATCCGTTTCCGGTTGTCGGCACTCGCTTGGCCGCGCCGGATGACGTTGCCAAACCTCATGTGGTGGTGCTCGACGAGACCTTTATCGAGCGTTCGGGTGCCACTGATCTCGCCCAGCTCATCAATTTGCTGCCTCAGACCTATGGCGGCTCCGCGTCGGAATTCGGCACCGTGCCCAACGGCGCTCCCAGCTACGGCACCGCAACATCGTTGTTCAACTTCACCACGGGTTCCGCCGTTCCGCTTCGTCAAACGGGAGTCTCCTCGGTCGGTCTCAGTGGCCTCGGAGCCGGCGGCACCCTCGTGCTGGTCGACGGTCGCCGTCTGCCACTCGCCACGCAAGAGGACACCGCGAGTTCCACCGGGGCGGGATTCTATGATTTGTCTTCGATCCCCCTCGGTATGGTCGAACGCGTTGAGGTCCTCGCCAATGGGGCCTCCGCCGTGCACGGCTCCGATGCGGTCGGCGGCGTCATCAACGTGATCCTGCGTCGCCACTACACCGGGTCCGAACTCACCAGCGGCATTCGCGGCACCTTCGATGGTGGTGCCTTTGAGCGCCACGCCACCCTTTCCACCGGCATGACCCGTGACCGACTCAGTCTGTTTTTCAGCGCCACGGCTCGCTCCCAAAACGCGCTCAAGGCCGCGCAACGCACCTTCTCCGCCAACCAAGACCTCACCGCCCGCGGCGGCCGCGACCATCGCCTCGTCGTCGGCTCCCCGGCAGTGCTTTCGGCTTCCGTCGGAGGGTTCGATGGGATCACCGACAGCGATGGAACCCCCGCACGCTACGTGCTAGTCCCGACCAACCAAAATGGCGATGGCCTCACCCCGCACGATTTCACGGGCGCGGGAGGATTTACCGGGGCGGGCCTGCGCTATTACGATTCCGCTGCGACTAAAGACCTCATCGGTTCCTCCGAACAACTCGGACTGCGCGGCAGCGCCACCTTCACGGTCAACCCACACCTTCAAGCTTTCGCTCAGCTCTCTTGGTCCGACCACTCCTCCGAAACCACCAATGAGCCTCCCGCCATTTCGGGCGGAGGGTTCGGTGGCGCGCAATCGCTCATCCCCGCCACGCTCAGCCGCAACCCTTTCGGACAGGACGTCTTCTTCACCGGCGTCGTGGTGGAAGCGCCTCCACGGACCCAGACCGTCGGGGTGCAGCTCACCACGCTCACCACCGGCCTGCGGGGCATCGCGGATGATCGTTGGCAATGGGATGTGGCGGCGACCTACAGCCGTGAACACTTCGACAGCCGCACTCTCGAGCTCGACGAGGATGCCTTCGTCACGGCCCTCGCTGACGGCAGCTACAACGCCTTCGGTGATCCGCTCACGCACGGCCCGCTCAATACCCACCTCAACGAGGTCCTCATGAAGACGTCCCGCATCGTCGGCGTCTCGCAGGTCGCCGGTTTGGATGCCTCCCTGCGCGGCCCCGTCTTCCCGTTGCCGGCCGGGGACATCCTGTTCGCGGCCGGGGCCGAAACCGCGCGCGCTCAACGCGAACGCGCCTCCACCGATCCCGTGATCGGCCAACCGGCCGAGATCGCCAGCACCCGCACCAGCAGCGCTGCTTTTGCCGAGATATATCTGCCATGGGTGAGTGAAGATAACGCGCTCCCGTTCATCCGCCACCTGAGCGCGCGAATCGCCGCCCGACACGAACGCACGGATGCGTTTTCCGAGACTTCCCCTTCCCTCGGACTGCATTGGCAACCCGGGCCCGACATCACTGTATTCGCCCACTACGCGGAGGGTTTCCGCGCTCCGGCTCTCACCGAATTGGAGGACATCGTTTCCTCCAGCACGCTCACCATCTCCGACCCCCAAAAAGGCGGCACGCGCTACGCCGTCACCCGCCTCCGGGGCGGGAACACCCACGTCTCCGCCGAAACGTCCCAAACCTACCAATTCGGCCTCACCCTCAATCCGCGCACCGTATCGGGACTTCAACTACACTTCCACACCGACGAGGTCTACTACCGCAACAAACTCAACGTCCTGCCCGAGCAAGTCCTCGTCAACCATGAGAGTCGTTTCCCTGATCGCATCATTCGCGATGCCAGCGGCCGCATCACCACCATCGACGCGACCACCATCAACTTCGGCGAGATTTACACCCGCAACCTCGACCTGGGCTTGAGTTACGATTTCACCTCCGATCGCCTTGGCCGGATTACCCTTCAAGCCGACGCCGTGCGCCAGCTCGACTACCGAATTGCGGACCGCCCCGATCGCCCCGGCGACGAGACCCCGGACGGCAGCGACACCGTTTCGCCTCCCTCTTGGCGCGGCCTCGCCCGCCTCCTCTGGAACCGGGGCTCCTGGGACATCACGGTGCTCGCGAGCTACCTCGCCGACTACGAGTCCAACGGCAGTGGACCATTCCTCGATCAGTCCACCACCACGCCGTCTATCACCACCGTTGATCTGCGCATCGGCTACACGTTCCGGCAAGGACTCTGGCACGGCCGCGCTCGCGACGCGCGGCTCCAACTCGGGATCGGCAACGTAGCCGATCGACAGCCCCCATTTGCCAACACGCCCTACGGCTACAACCAGAGCCTGCACTCCCCGCTCGGTCGCACCTACGACGTGACCTTGCGCCTACCGTTCTGA